One Setaria viridis chromosome 7, Setaria_viridis_v4.0, whole genome shotgun sequence genomic region harbors:
- the LOC117863577 gene encoding probable protein phosphatase 2C 39: MVDEELFYRDNSDHSISSEEEDMLVRSCSNLNVSFGYHCDSYPSFPSENDHENGISPKNIFGTNTMMRSRNGSFTCLSGAAISANFTLANTNICKGLIGEEILPELDSPNSFRKIVSSPSMSRLDSFSTSQGSPESSIFEISKNTWRSSAPTAVSSNFLTNTEVKMAGGAAGEDRVQAVCSEKNGWLICGIYDGFNGRDAADFLAVTLYDNIVYYLYLLENRIKQQNGLYNLSESSLSGVKSELTLAMRIAENEDIKFSETFRAGVLNCLSTAVEQAENDFLCMVEQEMDDRPDLVSVGSCVLVVLLHGTDLCILNLGDSRAVLASMPYAEKGILKATQLTETHSLENPLEYQKLIADHPNDSSVVRGNKIKGKLKVTRAFGVGYLKQKKLNDALMGILRVRDLSSPPYVYTNPHTLSHKVTDDDLFVILGSDGLFDFFTNNEVVRLVYQFMHDNPMGDPAKYLIEQLILKAAREAALTAEELMRIPVGSRRKYHDDVTVIVIILGNGQRTMTASTSFASSEVREKMEVFIHEDYVNKRREQRRRQLQMLQVEGNPDASRQAALASRESPRAPAQCLTPTAASPSSVRSPAAGALSPAAAAAGEAVAGWPSEHRRLFDCLKPY, from the exons ATGGTGGACGAAGAACTGTTTTATAGGGACAATAGTGATCACAGCATCAGCTCTGAGGAAGAAGACATGCTTGTGAGGAGTTGTAGCAATCTCAATGTCAGCTTTGGATACCACTGTGATTCTTATCCAAGTTTTCCTTCTGAAAATGATCATGAGAATGGTATCTCTCCTAAGAACATATTTGGCACTAATACCATGATGCGGTCACGAAATGGCTCATTTACTTGTTTGTCTGGTGCTGCAATAAGTGCAAATTTCACACTGGCAAATACAAATATCTGCAAGGGTCTTATCGGTGAAGAAATTTTACCAGAACTAGATTCTCCGAATTCCTTTAGAAAAATTGTTTCTTCTCCATCAATGTCAAGATTGGACTCGTTCTCCACCTCACAAGGCAGCCCTGAGAGCTCTATATTTGAAATCAGTAAAAATACTTGGAGGTCCAGCGCTCCAACTGCTGTATCATCCAATTTTCTGACTAATACAGAGGTGAAAATGGCTGGCGGAGCTGCTGGGGAGGATAGAGTCCAAGCTGTGTGCTCAGAGAAAAATGGTTGGCTGATTTGTGGAATATATGATGGGTTTAATGGGAGAGATGCAGCTGATTTTCTAGCTGTAACTCTATATGATAACATCGTATATTACTTATACTTGTTGGAGAATCGGATCAAGCAACAAAATGGTCTATATAATTTGTCAGAAAGCTCTCTTAGTGGTGTTAAGAGTGAGCTAACACTAGCCATGAGAATTGCAGAAAATGAAGATATAAAATTTTCTGAAACATTTCGAGCTGGTGTGCTGAACTGCCTTTCCACTGCTGTTGAGCAAGCTGAGAATGACTTTTTGTGCATGGTTGAGCAAGAGATGGATGATAGACCAGATTTAGTATCAGTAGGGTCTTGTGTTCTGGTTGTGCTTCTTCATGGAACAGATTTGTGCATCTTGAATCTGGGGGATAGTAGAGCTGTGCTTGCTAGCATGCCATATGCAGAAAAGGGCATCTTAAAGGCTACACAATTAACAGAGACCCACTCACTTGAAAATCCATTGGAGTACCAAAAACTTATAGCCGATCACCCCAACGATTCTTCAGTTGTAAGgggaaacaaaataaaaggaaagctGAAGGTCACTCGTGCTTTTGGAGTTGGATATCTAAAGCAG AAAAAGTTAAATGATGCACTCATGGGCATTCTCCGTGTTCGTGATCTGAGCAGCCCACCTTACGTTTATACAAATCCACACACATTGAGTCACAAAGTTACAGATGATGATTTGTTTGTCATTCTTGGTAGTGATGGCTTATTCGATTTCTTCACTAACAATGAAGTTGTTCGGTTGGTTTATCAATTCATGCATGATAATCCTATGGGGGATCCAGCAAAATATCTCATCGAGCAACTTATACTCAAAGCAGCCAGGGAAGCAG CTTTAACAGCTGAAGAATTGATGAGGATACCTGTTGGGAGTAGGAGGAAGTACCACGATGACGTGACTGTCATTGTTATCATCCTTGGAAATGGGCAGAGGACAATGACTGCATCAACCTCCTT TGCTAGTAGTGAGGTCAGGGAGAAGATGGAGGTGTTCATCCACGAGGACTATGTGAACAAGCGCAgggagcagaggcggcggcagctgcagATGCTGCAGGTGGAGGGCAACCCCGACGCGTCCCGGCAGGCGGCGCTGGCTAGCCGGGAGAGCCCGCGGGCGCCGGCTCAGTGCCTGACGCCGaccgccgcgtcgccgtccaGCGTCAGATCCCCGGCCGCGGGCGCGCTGTCaccggctgccgcggcggcgggagaggcggTTGCGGGCTGGCCGTCGGAGCATCGTCGCCTCTTCGACTGCCTCAAGCCGTACTAG